In Biomphalaria glabrata chromosome 11, xgBioGlab47.1, whole genome shotgun sequence, the following proteins share a genomic window:
- the LOC106056704 gene encoding unconventional myosin-Ib-like isoform X6, which translates to MTILMALHLGTLQIFENNVGVSDAVLLDPMTEEAFIDNLEKRFQHQQIYTYIGNVVVSVNPYEKLPLYTHAVIEEYRSRNIYELPPHIYAITDDAYRSMRDKNLDQCIIISGESGAGKTEASKVIMQYVAEVSGKGQDIDRVKEQLLQSNPVLEAFGNAKTTRNDNSSRFGKYMDIEFDFKGDPVGGVITNYLLEKSRVASQNSGERSFHIFYQMLSGMDDSSLSQLLLIRGAENYNFLNKSGCVEVDTRDDVGDFRAVQNGMTVIGFEQEEVDNIFKLLASILKLGNIDFSERPNADGTDGCDVTNMSEVEEVCQLIGCSSDILAGSLMQRTVAVKGDMVKTDLSLAGATYARDALCKAIYSRLFTWLIKRINSSIKVREDLQTRTKVMGVLDIYGFEVFQNNSFEQFIINYCNEKLQQIFIELTLKEEQDEYVKEGIEWIHVDYFNNSVICDLIEKQNLGILALLDEECLRPGNTSDKTFLDKLDERCSKHPHYESRKKNQSDKSLPHDAFRLKHYAGSVLYKVNGFIDKNNDLLFRDLSQAMYVCSHPMLQELFPEGKPGENSLKRPITAGSQFKTSVTELMKNLSSKNPNYIRCIKPNDYKQANVLDREIVKHQVRYLGLMENVRVRRAGYAFRQAYPLFLFRYKMLATETWPHWTGNPMEGVQKILEAQGIPSEEFAFGKTKIFIRNPRLLFDMEERRRERMHHLATLIRATWLQYKYRKLYQRMRASQIIIAAIYRGYWAKKRYQKVKKSTLIIQCYTRGWKARCLLAHLKHEKHLNICATTIRKTYLGWKARKLLAAMKKEKKVLWANQVIHKYYRGWKVRQQYRPKFRRIAGPKISRFMITALKKQYLLKLKRSLPSMSPTCEDWPKPPNRFKATSEELRKIFHRWRCAQYRKKIDPATKEKLNEKMTASDLFKDKKEIYPASVPQPFRGDYVDIKSNVKWQKLSKSTQDTTIIFADNVNKVNRADGKMVSKVLVLTNQALLVLDPKSLVIKYRIPLTMIHKISVSPFKDNLCIFHLLKEDEDEEGEDEEEEDGGRENGEIASKKGDFIFSTAHVIEAVTKTLLEMKKVCKPPEVQILPQINADFRGSTVEVSFKKSQGESVNGSVKIARKGNRLDIMES; encoded by the exons CTATGCAATCACCGATGATGCCTACAGATCGATGCGAGATAAGAACTTGGACCAGTGTATCATCATATCAGGGGAGAGTGGTGCCGGAAAGACGG AGGCTAGTAAAGTTATTATGCAGTATGTTGCTGAGGTGTCAGGCAAGGGTCAAGACATAGATAGGGTTAAGGAGCAGTTGTTGCAGTCAAATCCAGTTTTAGAAg ctttTGGAAATGCCAAAACCACTAGAAATGATAATTCATCTCGATTT GGTAAATATATGGACATTGAATTTGATTTCAAGGGAGACCCAGTTGGAGGTGTCATAACAAATT ATTTATTAGAAAAG TCAAGGGTAGCCTCACAGAACAGTGGAGAAAGGAGCTTCCATATATTTTATCAGATGTTGTCAGGAATGGATGATAGTTCTCTAA GCCAGCTTTTACTGATTCGAGGTGCAGAGAACTATAATTTTCTAAACAAGAGTGGGTGTGTTGAGGTGGATACTAGAGATGATGTGGGAGACTTCAGAGCTGTCCAG aatGGCATGACAGTGATTGGCTTTGAACAAGAGGAAGttgataatatttttaaattattagcaAGTATTCTAAAACTGGGGAATATAGACTTTTCAGAGAGACCAAATGCAGATGGCACAGATGGCTGTGATGTTACAAATATGTCAG AAGTTGAAGAGGTATGTCAGCTGATTGGCTGCTCTTCTGATATTCTAGCTGGTTCTTTGATGCAAAGGACAGTAGCTGTCAAGGGTGATATGGTCAAGACTGACCTCAGCTTGGCAGGA GCCACATATGCTAGAGATGCTTTATGTAAAGCTATCTACAGTCGTCTTTTCACCTGGCTGATTAAGAGAATAAACAGCAGTATTAAG GTACGAGAAGATTTACAAACTAGAACAAAGGTTATGGGTGTTCTTGACATTTATGGCTTTGAAGTTTTTCAG AACAACAGTTTTGAGCAGTTCATCATCAACTACTGCAATGAGAAACTTCAGCAGATATTTATTGAGTTAACACTCAAAGAGGAACAAGATGAGTATGTTAAAGAG GGTATAGAGTGGATTCATGTTGACTACTTTAACAATTCTGTCATCTGTGATCTAATAGAAAAA CAAAATCTTGGAATCTTAGCTTTACTTGATGAAGAGTGCCTTCGACCAGGAAACACATCAGACAAAACATTCTTGGACAAGTTAGATGAAAGGTGTTCCAAGCATCCCCATTATGAAAGTAGAAAGAAGAATCAATCAGACAAGTCTCTACCCCATGATGCCTTCAGGTTAAAACATTACGCTGGCAGT GTGTTGTACAAAGTAAATGGATTTATAGACAAGAATAATGATCTTTTGTTCCGTGATCTTTCACAAGCTATGTATGTTTGCTCACATCCAATGCTACAAGAACTTTTCCCTGAAG GAAAACCAGGTGAAAATTCATTGAAAAGACCTATAACTGCAGGCTCACAGTTCAAG ACCTCAGTGACAGAGCTGATGAAAAATCTCAGCTCCAAAAATCCAAACTACATTAGATGTATAAAG CCAAATGACTACAAGCAAGCTAATGTTTTAGATAGGGAAATAGTCAAACATCAAGTCAGATATTTAGG GCTTATGGAAAATGTTCGTGTGAGACGAGCTGGCTATGCATTCAGGCAGGCATATCCCCTGTTTCTTTTCCGCTACAAGATGCTTGCAACAGAAACCTGGCCCCACTGGACAGGAAACCCAATGGAGGGTGTCCAAAAAATACTTGAAGCTCAAGGAATTCCATCAGAAGAGTTTGCTTTTGGAAAGACCAAAATTTTCATCAGAAATCCTCGATTA CTCTTTGATATGGAGGAGAGGAGACGAGAGAGAATGCATCACCTGGCAACACTCATCAGAGCAACTTGGCTTCAGTACAAGTATCGAAAGCTGTATCAGAGAATGAGAGCAAGTCAGATTATCATTGCTGCAATCTACAGAGGCTATTGG GCCAAGAAACGCTATCAAAAGGTCAAAAAGTCTACACTTATAATCCAGTGTTACACAAGGGGCTGGAAG GCGCGCTGTTTGCTGGCACATCTGAAGCATGAGAAACATCTCAACATCTGCGCAACTACCATCCGCAAAACATATCTGGGCTGGAAG gcAAGAAAGCTTCTGGCTGCtatgaagaaagagaaaaaagtgcTCTGGGCCAATCAAGTTATTCACAAATACTACAGGGGGTGGAAAGTGCGACAACAGTATAGGCCAAAGTTCAGAAGAATAGCTGGACCCAAGATCTCCAGATTTATGATCACAGCTTta AAAAAACAATATCTTTTAAAGCTTAAAAGAAGTTTACCATCCATGAGCCCAACCTGTGAGGATTGGCCTAAACCTCCAAACAGATTTAAGGCAACATCAGAAGAGTTACGCAAAATATTCCATCGTTGGCGA TGTGCTCAGTACAGAAAGAAGATTGACCCAGccacaaaagaaaaattaaatgagAAAATGACAGCCAGTGACctgtttaaagataaaaaagagATCTACCCAGCCAG TGTGCCCCAACCATTCCGAGGAGACTATGTAGATATTAAGTCTAATGTCAAGTGGCAGAAGCTTTCAAAGTCAACACAAGATACAACCATCATTTTTGCTGataatgtcaacaaagtcaataGGGCTGATGGCAAG atggTCAGCAAAGTACTTGTGTTAACCAACCAAGCGTTACTAGTTTTAGACCCAAAGTCTCTAGTTATAAAGTACAGAATTCCATTAACAATGATACACAAGATTTCAGTGTCTCCTTTCAAAGACAATCTTTGTATTTTCCATTTACTGAAG GAGGATGAAGATGAAGAAGGGGAggatgaggaggaggaggatGGAGGACGT GAGAATGGAGAAATAGCCTCCAAGAAAGGAGATTTCATCTTCAGCACAGCACATGTGATAGAAGCTGTTACCAAAACACTGTTGGAGATGAAGAAAGTTTGCAAGCCACCAGAGGTTCAAATTTTACCTCA GATTAATGCTGACTTTAGAGGCTCAACAGTTGAAGTGTCTTTCAAGAAATCCCAAGGAGAATCCGTCAACGGAAGTGTGAAAATTGCTAGGAAAGGAAATCGCCTGGACATAATGGAATCATGA